From Triticum aestivum cultivar Chinese Spring chromosome 4A, IWGSC CS RefSeq v2.1, whole genome shotgun sequence, a single genomic window includes:
- the LOC123082301 gene encoding eukaryotic translation initiation factor 3 subunit G encodes MAATKIRWGELDEDDDGGDLDFLLPPPVVVGPDANGLKKTIHYRFDDDGNKVKVTTTTRVVKLARTRLSKAAVERRSWAKFGDAATGDDASTRLTVVSTEEIFLERPRAPGSKADEPSASSDELATANKGTALMVCRSCGKKGDHWTAKCPYKDLVDTLDRPPTSDGPAALNDPAKSSYVPRRLRKDAVYQDGGHDMRRRNDENSVRVTNLSEDTREPDLLELFRAFGPVSRVYVALDQRTGSSRGFGFVNFVQREDAEKAISKLNGYGYDNLILHVEWATPRPSN; translated from the exons ATGGCGGCGACGAAGATCCGGTGGGGCGAGCTcgacgaggacgacgacggcggcgacctcGACTTCCTGCTCCCGCCGCCGGTCGTCGTCGGGCCCGACGCCAACGGCCTCAAGAAGACGATCCACTACCGCTTTGACGACGACGGCAACAAGGTCAAGGTCACCACCACCACCCGCGTCGTCAAGCTCGCCCGCACGCGCCTCTCCAAGGCGGCCGTCGAGCGCCGCTCCTGGGCCAAGTTCGGCGACGCCGCCACCGGCGACGACGCCTCCACGCGCCTCACCGTCGTCTCCACCGAGGAGATCTTCCTCGAGCGCCCACGCGCCCCAG GGAGCAAGGCTGATGAACCAAGTGCTTCCAGTGATGAACTGGCGACGGCAAACAAAGGTACCGCTCTCATGGTCTGCAGATCCTGTGGCAAGAAGGGTGACCACTGGACCGCAAAGTGCCCCTACAAGGATCTCGTCGATACTCTGGACAGGCCTCCTACTTCTGACGGACCTGCGGCACTGAATGATCCTGCCAAGAGCTCGTATGTTCCTCGGAGGCTAAGGAAGGATGCTGTTTATCAAGATGGTGGGCACGACATGAGGCGCAGGAACGATGAGAACTCTGTCCGCGTTACCAATTTATCCGAGGACACCCGTGAGCCTGACCTCCTCGAGCTGTTCCGTGCGTTTGGCCCTGTTAGCCGAGTCTATGTTGCGCTGGATCAGAGGACTGGATCAAGCAGGGGCTTTGGCTTCGTCAACTTTGTCCAGAGGGAGGATGCTGAGAAGGCCATCAGCAAGCTCAATGGCTATGGTTATGATAACCTCATCCTCCATGTTGAGTGGGCAACACCTAGGCCTAGTAATTAG